The following coding sequences are from one Sciurus carolinensis chromosome 11, mSciCar1.2, whole genome shotgun sequence window:
- the LOC124959700 gene encoding sperm acrosomal protein FSA-ACR.1-like, with amino-acid sequence MTLLVIDDFGQRKFSCPAASSAILGGDGQVPSPVPAAGSFASCVLPRCGQEAHAKVCMVCNIFKKGKCVEGKGNCTLEEGGECRTRDIYSFTFKDGFFYNYTILDCSNPCKAWRLVRGYLKVSSFCCKSRNFCNRYYGKIAENFVH; translated from the exons ATGACTTTGCTTGTCATTGATGACTTTGGTCAGCGCAAGTTCAG CTGCCCTGCTGCATCTTCTGCCATCCTGGGTGGAGATGGACAAGTTCCTTCTCCTGTTCCTGCTGCTGGGTCCTTTGCCTCTTGTGTTCTTCCAAGGTGTGGTCAAGAGG CTCACGCCAAAGTGTGTATGGTCTGCAACATTTTCAAGAAAGGTAAATGTGTGGAAGGCAAGGGCAACTGCACCCTGGAGGAGGGCGGCGAATGCAGAACGAGGGATATCTATTCTTTCACTTTCAAAG ATGGGTTTTTCTACAACTACACTATATTGGACTGCTCTAATCCATGTAAGGCTTGGAGGTTGGTTCGTGGGTATCTGAAGGTTTCAAGTTTTTGCTGCAAAAGTCGAAATTTCTGTAACAGATATTAtggaaaaatagcagaaaattttgTTCACTGA